DNA from Ziziphus jujuba cultivar Dongzao chromosome 2, ASM3175591v1:
GATGATTTTGATGTTTTTAGaatcacaaaaataatttttgagtcGATTACATCTCAAACATGTGATATTACAGACTTGAATCGACTTCAAGAAAACTTAAAGCAGAAGTTGGTGGAAAagaaatttctctttgttttagaTGATGTGTGGAATGAGGATTATATTGAGTGGGATAAATTGAAAAGTCCTTTTGAATTTGGAGCATGTGGGAGTAAAATTATTGTGACAACATGCAGTGAAAAAGTTGCAAATATGGTGCGAAATGTTATGAATTATACGCTAAAAACAATGTCTGAAGATGAATGTTGGTTGTTATTTGTTAAGCATGCCTTTGGTAATGTAGAGCTATGTGCACATCCCGATTTGGTAGGAATTGGTAAAAAACTTGTTAGAAAGTGTCAAGGTCTTCCATTGGCCGTAAAATCCCTGGGTGGTCTCTTGCGTAATGAAGAAAATCCACAAGAATGGGAGAGAATTCTAAAGAATGACATATGGGAGTCATCTGAAAGGGAACATAACATTCTTCCATCCCTGTGGTTGAGCTATTATTATCTGCCTCAACATCTTAAAAGATGTTTTGCTTACTGCTCAGTTTTTCCAAAAGATTATGAATTTAAGAAAGAAGATCTAATATTACTATGGATGGGAGAAAATCTTTTGGAGCCCCTTAGAAATAAGACTGCAGAAGAAGTTGGAAAGGAATACTTCAACGATCTGCTCTCAAGGTCATTGTTTTAGGGCACTAAGAGTGGCAAGTTTACATTGCATGACCTTGTAAATGATTTGGCTATGTTTGTATCCGGTGACTCTTGTTTTAGGTTGGATGACAACGTCTCAAAAGTTGTAAGAAAGAGTACTCGTCATTTGTCAGGTTTACAATGTGACCTCCATTATATCAAGAAATTCGAGGATTTATGTAATAAGAAGATATTGCGCACTgtgatattgaaaaaaatttatctatCTAGAGATGAATACTTGATGCATATTCTTGAACAGTTGCAATCAATGCAGTACTTAAGAGTGCTTGATGTATGTGGAGGTTTTTATAATACGGAAGAAAGTCCTTGCATGACAAAGGTGCTCAACTCCATTGCCAATTTGAAGCTCTTGCGACATCTGAGGTTCGATGGTACTAGAATTAAGGAAATACCTGATTCAATTTGTAATTTGTACAATTTACAGACATTAATACTAAGAAATTGTGGCCTTACTAGGTTGCCTGATTCAATTGGCAATTTAAAACAGCTAATTTATTTGGACTTATATCGTTCTTGGATTGGAAAGATACCGGATTCAATTGGCAATTTGAAACATCTTGGGTATATGGACTTAAGTTGGTCTCCGATTGAAAAGATGCCAGATTCAATTGGCAATTTGGAAGATTTAAGGTATTTGGACTTAAGTCATTCTTTGATTGAAAAGATACCCGACACAATATGCAATTTGCATGAGTTGCAAACATTGAAGTTGTACAGTTGTTATTATCTTGAACATTTACCAAATAGCATCACAACGCTAATCAACTTGTGCCATCTCGGTATTTCGCACGATGAGCTTATGTTCTGGACAGAATTGAGAGAGATGCCACCCTAAATGTGCAAGTTGAAAAATCTGCAAACATTACCAGTGTTTGTCGTAGGAAAGGATAGCGGATCCAATATTAAAGAGTTAGGTGAGCTTCAACATCTTCAGGGACGTGATCTTCTTATCAAAGGACTTGAGAATGTAATAAATGAGGAAGATGCTTCGGGGGCCAAATTGAAGGATAAGAAGCGTATTACTCTACTTTGTTTGGAGTGGACGAGTGATAGTGATGATTCGCAGCTAGCACGAGTAGTTTTGGACGGACTCCAACCGCATAAAAATCTGGAGGAATTATATATTCGCAATTATGGAGGTACAAGCTTCCCGCCATGGGTTGGacaccatttatttttttgtataaaatctgttacggaattgggagaaaaacaagtagcaacggaaacaaagaaaacgaagaacaaacacacaatttacgtggaaacccttgacgggaaaaaccacgggcagggagaagcaaatccagtattgaaagattggtacaaggtgagccaaatttcgagataccctaaaaaCCCCAATCACGGCCGAACaaaaaatacagatatatatatagtacggaagaaaccctaaaattgaacaggtccgagacctccgcttccaccacagagccccaaatttttctccaaaattagtttcaccaaatgggtcgcaccgcgagcttttcgggtcgggtcaacaagaattcgggtcactaactctaacaaaaTCTGTAATGCTGTCTGATTGTAAAAACTGTTGTTGGTTGCCTGCACTGGGACAGCTACCTTCCTTGGAATCCGTCGTCATTGCTGGATTTAATATGATGGAGAAGATAGGCAATGAATTTTACAGTGATAGTgatggttcttcttcttcttctgcgaTCACTAAACCATTCAAGTCGTTAAAAAGCTTGGAATTTTCATGTATGGCAGAGTGGATGGAGTGGTCAGTGGTGGAAGTTGAAGGTAACAGAGAAGAAGGTGGTGGAGTTTTCTCAAACCTTAGAAAGCTTGAATTGTCAAACTGTCCGAAGCTAAAAGGGGAGTGCTTACCGGATTATCTTCCGTGTTTGGAAACTCTTTCGATACGGAAAAGTGACCGCCTGGCGACCTCACTCTCAGGGCATCAATACCCATCGCTGCGTGTATTGAGAATATGGACTTGTCAAAAAATGAAGACATTCCCGGAAGGGAGCTTGCCCTCCGATATACAGTCAATTGAAATTCGGGAATGCGATGAACTGGTGTCACTTTTGGAAGAGTGATGGCCTTCCAatttaaaatcacttaaaattttCAGTTGTTCGAAGCTGTTCGTTCGGGGCAACATCACGCAGTGGAATCTGGGAATGCTCACCTCTCTTACATCCTTAGATATCAAAGAGCCCCAAATCacctatcggcccgagacctccgcttccaccacagagccccaaatttttctccaaaattagtttcaccaaatgggtcgcactgcgagcttttcgggtcgggtcaacaagaatttgggtcactaactctaacaatctccaccttgacacgaattccatataaggaatgaaaaacatacaaaactccaatcttcgataaaagttgtcatcctcttccacaaaagcccctaaaggcaaagctcaacaacaaataccaaccaagtccaagcaatgctcaaacttggctactggaagtgccttggtcatcatgtcagcaggattatcatgagtactcaccttgctaacaacaatatctccacgagcaataacatcacgtacaaaatgataccgaacatatatatgttttgtcctctcgtgaaacatctgatccttagtgagatagatagcactctgactatcacaattgatgaccgtactctcctgctcagagctcaactcacctatcaacgcccttaaccacatagcttctttcaccgcttcagctatagccatatattcagcttctgtagttgatagtgcaactgttgcttgcaaaacagacttccaactgatagaagtatctccaagagtaaatacataaccagtagtggacctccttctatcaaggtccccagcaaaatctgcatcaacatatccatttacaccctccttacttccaccaaactctaaacaagtgttagtagtgcctctcaagtaccttataatccacttgacagcttgccagtgttgtttgccaggattagccatatactggctcacaacactaacagcatgtgcaatgtcaggacgggtacacaccatagcatatatcaaactaccaacagcactagaataaggaacgtgtgacatatactcaatatctctatccgactgtggtgacatatcagcagacaatctaaaatgagtagctaatggagtacttacaggtttagcgttcttcattccaaaacgctccagaactttctcaacaaaagatctttgagtcaagaaaagtttacctgcagatctatctctctcaatctccataccaagaatcttctttgccgctcccaaatctttcatctcaaattcaccactcaattctgctttcaatctgttgatatcggatttcttcttggccactatcagcatatcatcaacataaagcaacaaatagataaatgagccatcttccaacttcctaaaatacacacagctatcatattggcttctagaatagccatggctaaccataaacccatcaaaccgcttgtaccactgacgaggggattgcttcaaaccatacaaggaccttttcaacaaacacacatgatcctcttttccttcaacctcgaaaccttcgggttgctgcatataaattgtctcctcaagctcaccatgcaagaaagcggtcttcacatctagttgctccaactctaaatcatgcatagcaactagcgctaacaaagcacgaatagaagtatgtttaatgacaggggaaaatatatcattaaaatcaactccctgtacctgtgaataccccttcgctactagacgtgctttgtacctcgcatcttcaacaccaggaatgccttctttctttttgtagacccacttgcatcccacaatcttcttaccctctggaggtaatggcaactcccaagtgtggttcttatgaagcgactccacctcttcctgcatagcaattaaccactttgcagaatcctcacatgaaatggcttcataatagttgcaaggatcactgggactctcgatctcctgtgctgcaacacaagaaaaagtgacatagtcagctaaactaaagggcttcttgatctccctgcgaggtctatccttggcaatcgaatgctcctgcacctcctcaattctctcttcttccacatgagtgggtgtctcaaatgggcctgaaactgaaccattctgtgaagtacttacttcctccaccctaaactccacctgctttggtatactgtctgaaacaacgagctcctttttcggatgcagcattgccatctcatcaaacacaacatccctgctaatcacaaccttagatgactttggatcaagaagccaaactctgtatccttttacaccctgcgggtaaccaagaaatatgcccttcttcgatctaggctcaagcttaccatcattaacatgaacataggcagggcatccaaacaccttcaaatctaaataattagcaggttttccagaccatacctcttTAGGAGTCTTACAATCGATTGCTGCcgatggagaacgattcaccaagtagcaagctgtagcagctgcttctgcccaaaattcctgtgctaacccagaattcgacagcatgcatcggactttctccataagagttctattcatccgctcagccacaccattttgctgcggagttcctctaactgtgagatgtctaacaatcccttcgtttctacaaaactcattgaaaacaccatcacagaactccaatccattatctgtacgaaggcgcttcacccttctttccgtctgcttctctactaaagctttccattgcttgaagatagcaaatacgtcattcttgtgcttcaaaaaatatacccagaccttcctggagaaatcatcaatgaaggtcaacatatatctgccaccacccttagaagcagtacgtgcgggtccccaaagatctgaatgaatgtagtctagagtacctttggttttgtgaattccagtactgaagctaactctcttctgcttcccaaacacacaatgttcacaaaactccaactttgagatactccgatcaccaagcaaactccgtttgctcaacatcgccaaacctttctcactcatatggcccaatctcatatgccacaaacgagtaacatccgaatctgacatggacactgaaacagcagccgaccccattaccacagaaccctgtagcctgtataatgtaccaaccaggctagctttcatcaccaccaaagaacccttcagaaccctcaaaactccacctccaccagaaaaagaacaaccagacttgtccaaagcagataaagaaattaaatttttagacatatctggaacgtgacgtacctaagatagtgttctgataattccatcatgcatcttcacccttacagttctaatgccgatgacacagcaaggatgatcatctcccatcagcacaacacctttatccaccggaacataagaagagaaccagTCCTTTtggagacagatgtgaaacgaacacgctgaatccaaaatccatccctgcttgcccgaactatcctcagtcactgaataaacatctccatcttcaatttcctcatgtgcgacactggcttcggcatgttccttactcttttcattatttttattctgaagcttacgacattcagttttgatgtgcccctttttcttacagtagtgacaaataaggtttctgaaccttgactttgatcttggccgactaccaccattgttattttgatctctagatgatgttctacctctaacaatcaaaccctctcctccggaactcccaaaattattgttatccgaactgctggtcaactccttatcaaacaactccttagaatataaagaagctttcacgtcctccaattttagggttttattactgtaaatcaaagtctccctaaaatttttatacgatggaggtaaggaacgcagtagcattagggcctggtcttcatcatcatatttaatgtccatgttcgccagatccaacaaaatagtagaaaagtcatctatgtgtgttttaatagatgtaccttcaaccatagaaagggtgtatagacggtgcttcgcaatcagtttcgttgtgagattctttgtgatgtacaaagattccaacttgtcccataagtcctttgttgtcttctgatcaaggacctccctcaaaacttcattggacaagcatagctgaatggtggatagggcacgctcatcaacctcggctttcttttcggcatcccacgaagacggcatctgctccttgccaaccaacgccttgtgtaaaccgttctgtgtcaaaatcgccttcatcttgacttgccacatggagaaactcatgttgcgctcaaatttctcaatgtcgaactttgttgccatgatcgaaagaaaaaaaattcctaaatagatcgacgcggctctgataccacttgttacggaattgggagaaaaacaagtagcaatggaaacaaagaaaacgaagaacaaacacacaatttacgtggaaacccttgacgggaaaaaccacgggcagggagaagcaaatccagtattgaaagattggtacaaggtgagccaaatttcgagataccctaaaaaCCCCAATCACGGCCGAACaaaaaatacagatatatatatagtacggaagaaaccctaaaattgaacaggtccaagACTttcgcttccaccacagagccccaaatttttctccaaaattagtttcaccaaatgggtcgcaccgcgagcttttcgggtcgggtcaacaagaattcgggtcactaactctaacaaaaTCTGTAATGCTGTCTGATTGTAAAAACTGTTGTTGGTTGCCTGCACTGGGACAGCTACCTTCCTTGGAATCCGTCGTCATTGCTGGATTTAATATGATGGAGAAGATAGGCAATGAATTTTACAGTGATAGTgatggttcttcttcttcttctgcgaTCACTAAACCATTCAAGTCGTTAAAAAGCTTGGAATTTTCATGTATGGCAGAGTGGATGGAGTGGTCAGTGGTGGAAGTTGAAGGTAACAGAGAAGAAGGTGGTGGAGTTTTCTCAAACCTTAGAAAGCTTGAATTGTCAAACTGTCCGAAGCTAAAAGGGGAGTGCTTACCGGATTATCTTCCGTGTTTGGAAACTCTTTCGATACGGAAAAGTGACCGCTTGGCGACCTCACTCTCAGGGCATCAATACCCATCGCTGCGTGTATTGAGAATATGGACTTGTCAAAAAATGAAGACATTCCCGGAAGGGAGCTTGCCCTCCGATATACAGTCAATTGAAATTCGGGAATGCGATGAACTGGTGTCACTTTTGGAAGAGTGATGGCCTTCCAatttaaaatcacttaaaattttCAGTTGTTCGAAGCTGTTCGTTCGGGGCAACATCACGCAGTGGAATCTGGGAATGCTCACCTCTCTTACATCCTTAGATATCAAAGGAATAGATGAAGTGGTGGATACATTTCCAGACAAGGAAGGGCAGCTTCCCACTTCCCTCACTTCTCTTTACCTAGATGATATTCCAAACCTTAAATCCCTACACGGAAAGGCCTTCCAACAACTCACCTCCCTTCAATACTTGTCAATTGAAGGGTGCAAACAGCTCCAGTGCTTGCCAGAAGAAAGGCTGCCCGCATCCATTTTTGAGTTGTGGATAAGAGATTGTCCATTGCTAACGCCACGATGCCAGAGAGAAACAGGGGAGGATTGGCCCAAAATCCATCACATCCCGAGCATAATCATAGATTTCCATAAAATATGATTACAATCATGTCCGCCTTCTCTATACACATTTCAGGTATTTCTTTTCTACCATCTCTATCTTATAGTACTTTTATGTATGTAGTCTTCTGTGTGATAGTACTTTTATGTACTTTTTATGTATTAAGAGCTAAAAATACGACTGTTGGTTTGAAAAGCAATATAACAAGTAGCTAAAATCAACCAACACAACCACAGCCTTCAGGGACAAAAGAGGACATGTTAAGAGTGCAAAACCATATATGACATAACTTTTAGCCAATATGTTCTATTTGTGCCCTAATGAGAAGACAAAACCACTGTGTTTGGAAATTCACTATGAAACTGAGACTTAGACAACCTTGCGTGTTCTCATTGATCAGAGATCTTTCTACATAATTTGGACCATTCCAATTGCCTATTTACTTGCTGCACCAAAAGAAGTTACTTCCTCCTTACTCAAGTTTTATGGAGTATAAAAAGATGGTTaaaatcagcttttttttttttttttttgataaggcAGAATCCACCACAGCAAAACATTTTGTATGCATCTTAACTAATTGAGGTGGACAAACAATGGAGGTTGTATGCTCATTACCACTTTTCACGAAATATAATAGAAAGAAGTTTATGAGCAGAGTTTCAGAATTTGAGTATACAATTTCAATTCATTAATTGTCTCTTTCATTTCAATTTTCCATACGGTTTTGTTTATTGGGATGAATACCTATCATAATCTTGAATTTGTGTTCCATCATATCTTCTTTTAAAGATTTTCCTTGTTATCTAGGTATTTTTTAGATTTCCCAAATCAGGTTTTCATTCTTAAGCCTTTTAGAATCTTGCTTAGCACTTGTCTTGCCTgattatctttcaatttttgataaatCTTGAGATCGCAGGATGTCAACAGTTGGTGGCCTCATTTACAAGATGTCAATATGCGGGTGCTGCATTTCATCTCTTAGGAATTTGAAGACAACAGGTTTCCCAAAAAGTTTAGTCCAATGGAGAATTTGGATTTTCCTGTAATTAGGTTCACTTGAAATTACCAGCTGCAAATCGCTCTTCGCGAACTATTTTCATTGAGGTCTCCAAACAGTCAGTTTTGCTCATATACTATGCAAATGTAAATGTGAAGATGTTTTGGATTTGTTTTCAGAGTAGGGTCTGCTCCGAGATTATGTGGTTGAACTCTGCCTATACCGTTTTCAAAATCTTAATCCTTAAGCAGAAAGGGTTTTCAACATTAAAGAGTTGTCCATTTCTTACAGTGACGAGTTGCAGTGCTTGCCAGAAGAAGGGCTGCCCACTTGTATATTTCTTATTTGAAAATCTAT
Protein-coding regions in this window:
- the LOC112492918 gene encoding putative disease resistance RPP13-like protein 1; its protein translation is MAAEVVGGALLSAFLQMLFDKMDSKDVLNIIRRKKLNNRLLEKLNIKLLSAESVLKDAEDKQIKHQAVRKWLAKLKEVIYDADDLVDEINTEALRYEIEGESENTSQQVLKFISTPFTAFNKQDVESKIEEILDRLDFIFQQKDSLGLKVGVQNKPPRRTPSTSLVEESAVYGRDDDKKAILDLLLSDEVGGNNISVIPIVGMGGIGKTTLAQLIYNNDYVKNHFEIKAWACISDDFDVFRITKIIFESITSQTCDITDLNRLQENLKQKLVEKKFLFVLDDVWNEDYIEWDKLKSPFEFGACGSKIIVTTCSEKVANMVRNVMNYTLKTMSEDECWLLFVKHAFGNVELCAHPDLVGIGKKLVRKCQGLPLAVKSLGGLLRNEENPQEWERILKNDIWESSEREHNILPSLWLSYYYLPQHLKRCFAYCSVFPKDYEFKKEDLILLWMGENLLEPLRNKTAEEVGKEYFNDLLSRSLF
- the LOC132800665 gene encoding putative disease resistance protein At3g14460 produces the protein MFVSGDSCFRLDDNVSKVVRKSTRHLSGLQCDLHYIKKFEDLCNKKILRTVILKKIYLSRDEYLMHILEQLQSMQYLRVLDVCGGFYNTEESPCMTKVLNSIANLKLLRHLRFDGTRIKEIPDSICNLYNLQTLILRNCGLTRLPDSIGNLKQLIYLDLYRSWIGKIPDSIGNLKHLGYMDLSWSPIEKMPDSIGNLEDLRYLDLSHSLIEKIPDTICNLHELQTLKLYSCYYLEHLPNSITTLINLCHLGKDSGSNIKELGELQHLQGRDLLIKGLENVINEEDASGAKLKDKKRITLLCLEWTSDSDDSQLARLPSLESVVIAGFNMMEKIGNEFYSDSDGSSSSSAITKPFKSLKSLEFSCMAEWMEWSVVEVEGNREEGGGVFSNLRKLELSNCPKLKGECLPDYLPCLETLSIRKSDRLATSLSGHQYPSLRVLRIWTCQKMKTFPEGSLPSDIQSIEIRECDELVSLLEE